The genomic window gtgcaaaagaatgaaacttgactgtaccaaaattaattcaaaatggatcaaaggcttaagcataagacctgaaacaataaactgtacagaagaaaacatacatactaaacttatggaccttgggttcaaagagcattttatgaatttgactccaaaggcaagggaagtaaaagctaaaataaacgaatgggactatttcaaacttaaaagcttctgcacagcaaaagaaaccatcaacaaaataaagaggcagccaactgaatggtagaagatttttgcaaacagtgcctatgataagggcctaatatccaaaatatacaaggaactcatgcaactcaacaacaaaaaaacaaacaacccaaatgaaaaatgggtataggacctgaagagacatttctctaaagaggacatacaaatggcaaatagacatatgaaaaaaatgctccacatcactaatcatcagagaaattcaaataaaaaccacaatgagatatcatctcaccccagttaaaatggctatcatcagccagacagatagtaacaagtgttggagaggctgtggagaaaaaggaacccttatacactgttggcgggaatgcagactggtgcagctgctatggaaggcagtgtggaggttcctcaaaaaattatgaatagaattaccatatgacccagcaatccctctcctgggtatctacccccaaaatctgaaaacatttatacataaagacatgtgtgctccagtgttcattgcagctttatttacagtggccaagacatggaaacaatcaaaatgtccttcgatagatgaatggataaaaaagttgtggtatatatacacagtggaatactactcggaggtaagaaaagatgatataggaacatttgtgacaacatggatggatcttgagattatatgctaagcgaaatacgtcagacagaaaaagcagagaaccagatgatttcactgatatgtggtatataaaccaaaaacaacaaaagaacaagacaaacaaatgagaaacaaaaactcatagacacagacaatagtttagtggttaccagagagtaaggggggaggggggtgggagatgagggtaagggggatcaaatatatggttatggaaggagaactgactctgggtggtgaacacacaatgggatttatagatgatgtaatacagaattgtacacctgaaatctatgtaactttactaacaattgtcaccccaataaactttaattaaataaacaaacacaacatGAAATAAAACCTCGTGTCTTAAAAATGTCCCAGATAAAGCACAGTCCAACCAGGACTACACACATATGTGCTTTTCAACTCTTGACCAAGGAAGTGCCCGAATAAAATTACTTACTGTAGCATTTAGGCAAGTGGGTCCAGCCATTCTCACCACAGACCATGGACGCTGTGCTTTTTCCATCTTGGTTTTCATATCCGTCCAGGCATTTATAGTCCAGTGTGTCATTCACTCTGAACCGGGCACCAGTAATGACGGCTGTGGCATTCTCGAATACCGGCATGCCACAGTATTCTAAAGCCAAATGAACGTGATTCAGGGCATCAGACACTTTACCACGTCTGTGTATCCATTAAGCACCACTTTAAAATGCTCTGACAGTCAATGTTATTTTGTGCTGAAGAGTTATAtaccatggaaaaaaaaaatgacaaaagcagTCCGTCCACTGTCAGACACAATATATGTATCTATGGGTACTTTCAATACCGATTTCAAAAAACGATGGAAGATTAAATTCTGAAGTTAGGCAATCAGAGTTCTCTACTACCCAACACACGTTCTCCTCAGGTATGTCTCTGGCTTAATGCCCTAGATCATAGACACTCTGGAAGccaataggaaactaatagagAACAACAACGTCATAACcaatattctaatttttgtttcagCAACTGTcagataaatatttacttttaatgttGGAGGATTAAGGGACCATCCAAAGTGGCAGCAGTGAGATGAATCTGGTCCAACAGTCTGAAGTCTGTGGGACGGAGACCCCACGCAGCACAGAGCGATCTGTTCTGTCTGGAAGCGCTTCTCTTTGCCCCTAACAAGGTGTCTGTGTAGGTTTTCTAAAGGAAATGAGTTTTCAGAAGAGCCACCCAGCCTTCGGTGTCAGACATATGAATTCCACAGGTGACATTATTCCAGCATATAAATTACACAGGTGATATTATTCCACCATGAGACCCTCTGAATCCATACCTTCCCTgcaaaatgttaacttttatgtCTAAGAAAAACACACTGATATAAAAGTCTGATCACCTAAAAACAGGTACAACAGGCAAATGATCTCAgctaaaaacaaatgagtttACACCGACAGCCACAAAAGGCGCCTAACTAGTTACTAAGTCACAGGATGCTGCACAGTGGAGAGAACTTAAACGGAAAGATGGACTGACTTCCCCCCCTGCTGGTAATTAAACTTAACAGTCGAAAAAAGAAAAACGTATACTTTCTCAAAATTCTATCTTCAAATGAAACCACCTCAGCTTACTCCCCCCACAACCCCAAAAATTCAGATAAAGGAAACTTTTGTATAGCAGTCACCAGGACAATGAACACTAACATCGTGAATTATTTACTAATGCATGTGGGCTGAGCTGACCATCCACTTTGTTGACATGTAATCAACCCTGTGGTTTGACCATCTGCTGTCACATATCCTTGTTTGCACTTATATTGTACTTGTTTTTGTACAGGATATGTAGGATCtgattcagaaataaatccatttggAATTTCTAGGTCTGATTTTGAACATGTTTCTAAAAGGCAAAGAGCATAAGGAAAAGATAAGCatgtattcaataaacatttttataagcaCTCAAACAACATAACCAGATAGAAAACATGGAGTCATTTGTAAATGAAAACCTGGAAAAACCTAATCATCCAAGGTCTTGTGTCAGAGAAGATAAGCTATAAATTTCCAAAggtattaaatcatttttattaaaaaatttttttggagcAAAGCAAGGTTCAAAATACTCAGAATCCCTTCTATGAAATTACTAGAAACCTGTGTATCCAATGGACCTGGAATCCTCCAGCTGCCCAGGTCTCCTAACAATGGGTCCTTTTATgcattttgctttaaatattctGAGGCTAGATCTTATGTGTTCTCATCACATGGAAAAAAGTAAACTATGTGAGCTGACGGTTATGGTAATTAGAGTGATGATGGTGATTATTTCATAACgtacacatatatcaaaatagcaagctgtacaccttaaacgtaCGCAATTCCTATTGGTCATTATACCCCattaaagctgaaaacaacacatttcaaaatataaaaatatgagcaGAGggaccagcccggtggctcaggcggttggagctccgtgctcctaactccgaaggctgccggttcgattcccacatgggccagtgggctctcaaccacaaggttgccagttcaattcctagagtcctgcaagggatggtgggctctgtcccctgcaactaagattgaatacggcggcaccttgagctgaggtgcatcccggatggctcagttggttggagcacatcctctcaaccacaaggttgcaggttcgactcccgcaagggatggtggtctcccgccctgcaactagcaacggcatctggaccaggagctgagctgcgccctccacaactaagactgaaaggaacaacttgaagctgaacggcaccctccacaactaagattgaaaggacaataagttgatttggaaaaaaaaaaaaagtcctggaagtacacactattccccaataaagtcctgttccccttccccaataaaaataaataaataaatgaataaataaataaataaaagataaaaacttaaaaaaaatatgagcAGAAATCAAGTAGAAACAAACACTAGCAAAAATGTACATAGTTAAAAGGTGGTTCATTGAAGAAATTTACTAAATTGTTCAATCCAGGCCAGAAGagtgaagagaaacagaaagttcCAGCCAtaaacaatgaggaaactgaattaaacatgtgaaaagaacCTTGGGAGGCTTGAGGAAACACTCAGGGCCTAATGAAAATTCTGGAGGGATAGAAGCAAATGATGTGAACTCAAAGTGACTTTTTGATGGGGCAATTTTCCAGACTACAACACTAGAAGAGAAAACCCTTGGCATACCAGAGTATGTCAATCATActgaataaaatacacaaaaatcagcaTCCCACAGGGATGCTCTATCCATGGTGACTGTCAACTTCAGTGCTTTTTGTGCTGAGGACAATAGAAACTGTGACTGAGCCCCAGGCCGATGTCACGTTATTCCTACATGGACCCACTTTGTCATCGTGAGCTGTGATTTTGACTAAGGTCTCTCAGTaggctcatttatttttcaacatacgCATCCGGAGTTCAGGGTATCCACTCATACACTTGGGAGAATAAAAGCAAACAGGTGAACTGGCGGAAGAAGAAGCTTCCATGAACACTTTGCCACAGTTTTTACAGGTGAGTCTTAGAAAATCACAGACATCCTGGGATCTCACATGAGTTAACTTACTGACAATGCATCTGGGACGAGGGGACCAGCCATTCTCTGTACATGTCATTGAGGTCTGCTCATTGGGAAGGCTGTAGCCGGGATGGCACTCAACGCTTACAGATTCACCCTGGAAATATTCTTCATAATTTGCGGTACATCCATGTACCACAGAACTGAAGATACATTTTCCTAAGAattacaaaatgtaaatgaaaaactCATAAATTTGTTCAAGATAGTAAATTAAAAGCtatctttacaatatttaaattagaatGCAAAAGCATCCAAATATAACATATAGCATAAGAAAAACTAAGCTACTACCGAATGtttcttaaatagaaaaatcaatgtttgATATCATTTGTGTGTaggttttataattaaaatgaaataggtATTCTCATCAAGTCTCCATTTTTATCTCTGATGTTATATTAATGAAGACTCCTCATAAAAGGAGAACCTATATTGGTCATTTGCTCATAGAACTCAGCACTTGACCTTATTTTCATCACACAAAGCTTACTTGTGTTCTCCTGTGTTTCTCCACTGTTAGAAATATTTACACACGCACTATTATAAAGAGGTGTACGTACTGCGGCAGGGCACTGCTGGCGACCATCCTTCTCGTGTGCAAGTAATGCGGCCCCAGAATGATCCTGAGTGAGTCACAAAGTTATCATTACAGGAATAGTCATACCATTTTCCTACAGGTACTGTGTTCTCTCTGTCTGCAGTATGTAGGTGTCCatgttttattttgggaaattcaCAGGGCTTCACTTGcaatactaaaaaaacaaataaacagtatgaataatgtttttcctcaataaaaatcCAATGAGAGACAAATTGTTTCATTGAATAATATTGTCATACTAACATAATTAATTTCATTGCATTAGGATTTCTAGgacaaattataaaattcagaTGATGTAAATAAGACTTATTTTGTGATCATTTcagaacatatacaaatatttaatcacTGTTTTATACCGacactaatataacattgtatgtcaattttatctaaataaatacatgaacagTCCTTTTCCTCAAATTGTTCTGTACGTGGAGGTCTGATTCATGGTGATAATAGCCACCTCTTCAAGGGTATCATACTTTCAAAATTCATTTGGACTTGGGCCCTGAAATAACACTGAGACCACTGACCTATAACTTGTGTCATTACATTTTTGATTCATGGAATATCCAGCGTTAAGTGTGGGCAACCTTTACAATGAACTgtgatggataaagaaaaggaatattaTTGTCAGGCCAGAAAACACTTGAAAGAGGGCTAAAGAAACATCCCTAGAAATAAAATACCCTGTTGAATTGAGAGGCATTTTGTGACAGGTGATGGCTTTAGAAAGTTCCAGTGTCTTCAGCACTCCTCCCTCCTAAAAGTGAGCCTAACTTCCCTCCACCTGCCTATACTGGACTCAGTGACTCTCTTCTGTGCCCCATATGGCTGACGTGACAGTGTGTGACCAGGTCACGAGAGGTGTGGAggcttcctcctctttctcagaTCACTGGCTCTGGGGAATTGAGTTGCCAGTCAAGCATCCTATGGAGACCTGTGTGTTTAGGCCTTGAGGCTGCAGCCAAAAGCCCCAGGAGGGAGCCGTCCTGGCAGCCGCCCTCCATGATGGCCGCCGAGGCCCACGTCCTGACTCAAGAGCCTGACTCTGACCTTGGCAGCAAAGCCACTCCCAAATTCCAAGTCAGGGGACTCTGAGGTATGGAGTCTAGTAGTTTCAAGTCAATTTGTTTTAGGGaaatgtcatgcagggactcatgtggggtctctggtcctgctccccacataagaacgcaggacttGGTgaagccagaaaggaacacccacagagccatagataggggagtcatatcactatattctcgctggtggctgggtgagacacatgaagtaggatccacacgatccgcaatccacagaCCACTTCCCTCCCAAACAacccccttgctagctgcaacccaccatccccttttctccctgccaaccaatcaaccaaccaaccaaccaaccaaccaaccaaccaaccaaccaaccaacacagtcaCGGCAGTTATCAGTAGATAATTGgctaattggttacagctgattgccatccagtcacagttgatggtcatttactatccaagccagcacctttccacgtgagaccgagagcctggaaactcgTCTCTGGCACTCTGTCCTCACAGGAAAATTTGGCACACAGAAATAATTAACTAACATGCTAGGTTGTAGGTAATACTAGTCTTGCAGATGTTTTCATTCTGAGAGTAGAATTATATCATTTAGAGAAATATAGAATGATGTACACAAGCACCTATTTAATATCAAataccaaaaatttaaaagtttttcactTCCAATGATGTTTTTTTCTACGTAGAATTGGCTACTTTGAATGCCTCTAAATCCTGGCTTTTCATAAGGCAAATATTCAGACTTACGAGGTCCCCATTATTTGTGTTTCAGAGAAAGTAATTTCAGAATTAAGAAGCAGGTGAAGATATGACTGAAACTTACAGGTGCACCTTGGACGGGGCTCCCAGCCTGTATTAGTGCATCTTGCTATCATTCTTTTGGTTGCAGGATAAAAGCCTTCTTTACAATGGTATATGAT from Rhinolophus ferrumequinum isolate MPI-CBG mRhiFer1 chromosome 27, mRhiFer1_v1.p, whole genome shotgun sequence includes these protein-coding regions:
- the LOC117018464 gene encoding complement factor H-related protein 3-like isoform X2; protein product: MLLLISVTLTVGVSLGAPAQEITCDRPFILNGNYIPEKTKYTLTDIIIYHCKEGFYPATKRMIARCTNTGWEPRPRCTLLQVKPCEFPKIKHGHLHTADRENTVPVGKWYDYSCNDNFVTHSGSFWGRITCTREGWSPAVPCRRKCIFSSVVHGCTANYEEYFQGESVSVECHPGYSLPNEQTSMTCTENGWSPRPRCIVKYCGMPVFENATAVITGARFRVNDTLDYKCLDGYENQDGKSTASMVCGENGWTHLPKCYKSTDMCGRPPSISNGDITSFLLAVYPPGSRIEYQCQAYYQLRGSKYVTCNEGTWSEPPKCMDPCVISEQSMNKNNIQLKGKEDKTYYAKTGDLIEFVCKSGHTAATSQQTFQAVCQEGAVEYPRCE